From Gadus macrocephalus chromosome 16, ASM3116895v1:
cccagacccccaacacccccaccaccacccagacccccaacaccacccagagcCCTAACACCACTcagaccaccaacaccacccagaccaccaacaccacccagaccaccaacaccacccagaccaccaacaccacccagacccccaacaccacccagacagaccccaacaccacccagacccccaacaccacccagacccccaacacaCCACCCAGagccccaacaccacccagacccccaacaccacccagacccccaacaccacccagacccccaacaccacccagacccccaacacccccaccaccacccagacccccaccaccacccagacccccaccaccacccagacccccaacaccacccggacccccaacaccacccagagcCCTAACACCACTcagacccccaacaccacccggagccccagcaccacccagacccccaacaccCAGACAGccaaccccccaacaccacccagacccccaacaccacccagacccccaacaccacccagacccccaacaccacccagacccccaacaccacccagacccccaacaccacccagacccctaacaccacccagacccccaacaccacccagacccccaacaccacccagaccaccacccccaataccacccagacccccaacaccacccagacccccaacaccacccagaccaccacccccactaccacCCAGACAGCCAGCACCACCCAGActaccaaccccccaacaccacccagacccccaacagCCCCACCGAACTAGACACCATCACCACTAGACACTGTCAGCACTAGACACTGTCACCACTAGACACCGTCACCACtagacaccgtcaccaccagacaccgtcaccaccagacaccgtcaccaccagacaCCGTCACCACTAGACACCGTCAGCACTAGACACCGTCAGCACTAGACACGTCACCACTAGACACCGTCAGCACTAGACACTGTCACCACTAGACACCGTCACCACtagacaccgtcaccaccagacaccgtcaccaccagacaccgtcaccaccagacaCCGTCACCACTAGACACCGTCAGCACTAGACACCGTCAGCACTAGACACGTCACCACTAGACACCGTCAGCACTAGACACCGTCAGCACTAGACACGTCACCACTAGACACCGTCAGCACTAGACACGTCACCACTAGACACCGTCAGCACTAGACACCGTCACCACTAGACACCGTCACCACtagacaccgtcaccaccagacaCCGTCACCACTAGACACCGTCACCACTAGACACCATCACCACTAGACACTGTCACCACTAGACACCGTCACCACtagacaccgtcaccaccagacaccgtcaccaccagacaccgtcaccaccagacaCCGTCACCACTAGACACCGTCACCACTAAACACCGTCACCACTAGACACCGTCAGCACTAGACACCGTCACCACTAGACACCACCAGACACCGTCAGCACcagacaccgtcaccaccagacaccgtcaccactagacaccgtcaccaccagacaCCGTCACCACTAGACCCCGTCACCACTTTCGCTTCCCACGTAAAGCGGCTTCATTTGGTGAGTGAAGAAGGAATACGGCCGGCTAATCTAGTCATCAGACTGTCTGTATCTTAGAGACTTTTATGTTGTATATTGGTTTCCTGCGACCTTGATAATTGTTTTgctttctctctgctctctgattTCTGACAAATTCacaaatttgtgtgtgtctgtcttgcaAGTGGGGCACtttgtgtgagttgtgtgttgAATGATGCTTTTGGGAAAACGGCAGGTACATTCAGACTAAAAGCTTGCCATCTTTTCCTCTCGCTCCCCTTTCACgttttccttttctctctctttctttcatcttATTTAAGTGTGTTGTTGACATGATCTCATTCCGAATGTACTTTTGACTGTGATTCTCCCTGATGCTTTCATTTTCTGCTGCCActaactctccacctctctctctctctctctctctctctctctctctctctctctccattttccCACTTTTCATTTCCTCCATCCTCTTCCAGTTTGTACTCAGCCTGCACCTGCAGCCTTCAGCCTTCAGCCTGCAGCCTTCAGCCTTCAGtgtcctcttgctctctcgccaCCTCCTAAAATGAGTCCCACATGGTCGCGTGGACCGCTAAACCCTGATAATCCATTCCCccctatccctccctcctcctccctccctccctcctccaccctaatCCTCCACCCCAATCTCAGAGAAAAAGGCACTTCTGGCGTCTGGACTGTAAGTGCATCATCCTGTTCCAGAACAACACCTCCAACAAATACTACAAGGCAAGTGTCTCTTGATCTCTGTTCCTCTGTTACCGTTCTGCTCtgttctggggtcaggggtcggaccCAGGGTtctctggggtcaggggtcggaccCAGGGTtctctggggtcaggggtcggaccCAGGgttctggggtcaggggtcagacccagggttctggggtcaggggtcggaccCAGGgttctggggtcaggggtcggaccCAGGGTtctctggggtcaggggtcagacccAGGGTTCAGGTGTTGTTACtgttctggggtcaggggtcggaccCAGGGTtctctggggtcaggggtcaagccCAGGGTTCTCTGGGTTCAGGGGTCGGACCCAGGGTtctctggggtcaggggtcggaccCAGGGTtctctggggtcaggggtcagacccAGGGTTCTCTGGGGTCAGGGTTCAAGCCCAGGGTTCTCTGGGTTCAGGGGTCGGACCCAGGGTtctctggggtcaggggtcagacccagggttctctggggtcaggggtcagacccagggttctctggggtcaggggtcggaccCAGGGTtctctggggtcaggggtcgcaGCCCTGACCCCAGCGGGTGGTCTGATGGTGTGTGTTGCCCGCCCCCCCCAGGAGATCCCCCTCtcggaggtcctggaggtctGCCCGGCGGGGGACTTCTCCCTGGTCCCGGCCGgcacccccccccactgctTCGAGCTCATCACCGGCACCTTGCGCTACTACGTGGGGGAGGACCCCAACACgcgggcccccccgccccccggccccgcccaggGGACTCcccatgcccccccctcccccagcaacGTGGCGCCCAACAGCGGCGTGGGGCGGGAGGTGGCCCGCGCCTGGGAGGGCGTGATTCGCCAGGCCCTCATGCCCGTCATCTTCCAGGATGCGCCCCCACCCAAAAACACACCGCACAGTAAGACACGGCTAATGAAGGGGTGAATAGACATGAGAGGAGAGGTATGAAGGGGTGAATAGACATGAGAGGAGAGGTATGAAGGGGTGAATAGACATGAGAGGAGAGGTATGAAGGGGTGAATAGACGTGAGAGGAGAGGTATGAAGGGGTGAATAGACGTGAGAGGAGAGGTATGAAGGGGTGAATAGACGTGAGAGGAGAGGTATGAAGGGATGAATAGACATGAGAGGAGAGGTATGAAGGGGTGAATAGACGTGAGAGGAGAGGTATGAAGGGGTGAATAGACATGAGAGGAGAGGTATGAAGGGGTGAATAGACATGAGAGGAGAGGTATGAAGGGGTGAATAGACATGAGATCAGATTATTTGTGTTCACCTCCGGAACGCCCAAAACTGAGGATCACATTAACCCCCACAAAACAAAGTGTGTTGTGATGCTCAGCGGAGCAGAGGCAGCGTCAGGACTCTGATGTTCCTCCTGTCGTCCTCCCAGGGCAGGCGTCCGTGAGCATCTCCGTGTCCAACAGTGTGATCCAGGAGAACGTGGTAGGTGTTCCTGAAGACTGTCTGAGCCCCTGAGTTGGGGATCATTGAAGTTCATCCTGGTGATAACTCTCCTGCTCTCCCAGGACATCGGCATGGTGTACCAGATCTTCGCCGACGAGGTGCTGGGCTCCGGCCAGTTTGGAGTGGTGTACGGAGGTAGGGcctcacccagagccctcctctCAGAGGGTTCTGCAGTACGGAGGTAGTGCCTCAGCCAGAGCCCTCCTCTCAGAGGGTTCTGCAGTACAGAGGTAGGGCCTCACCCAGATCCCTCCTCTTAGAGGGTTCTGCAGTACGGAGGTAGTGcctcacccagagccctcctctCAGAGGGTTCTGCAGTACGGAGGTAGTGCCTCATCCAGAGCCCTCCTCTCAGAGGGTTCTGCAGTACAGAGGTAGGGCCTCACCCAGATCCCTCCTCTCAGAGGGTTCTGCAGTACGGAGGTAGTGcctcacccagagccctcctctCAGAGGGTTCTGCAGTACGGAGGTAGTGcctcacccagagccctcctctCAGAGGGTTCTGCATGACGGAGGTAGGGcctcacccagagccctcctctCCGAGGGTTCTGCAGTACGGTGGTAGTGcctcacccagagccctcctctCAGAGGGTTCTGCAGTACAGAGGTAGGGcctcacccagagccctcctctCAGAGGGTTCTGCAGTACGGAGGTAGGGcctcacccagagccctcctctCAGAGGGTTCTGCTGTCTGTTCTGCAGCCTGATGTCGTTCTGCCCTGCAGGTAAACACCGTAAAACAGGGCGGGACGTGGCGGTGAAGGTGATTGACAAGCTGCGCTTTCCCACCAAGCAGGAGAGCCAGCTGAGGAACGAGGTGGCTATCCTCCAggtacacgcacgcatgcatgcaaatcacacgcacgcacatcacgcacacgcacgcacgcacgcatgcacgcacatgacacgcacgcacgaacagatacagacagacccacgcaaacacacacacacacgcaatgccccctgtgtctcccccggGTCACCCTCACCGgaccccctgtgtctcccccggGTCACCCTCACCGgaccccctgtgtctccccccagAGCCTGCGCCACCTGGGCATCGTGAACCTGGAGAGCATGTTCGAGACCCCCGAGAAGGTGTTTGTGGTGATGGAGAAGCTCCACGGAGACATGCTGGAGATGATCCTGTCTAGCGAGAAGGGCCGCCTGCCAGAGAGGCTCACCAAGTTCCTCatcacacaggtgtgtgtgtgtgtgtgtgtgtgtgtgtgtgtgtgtgtgtgtgtgtgtgtgtgtgtgtgtgtgtgtgtgtgtgtaggtggatgtgtgtgtattctgtggAAAGCATAATACATTCTTAATCGCTGCATCTATGAAGCAATACaaagaatttgtgtgtgtgtgtgtgtgtgttgctgttgctgtgtctatgtgtgtatgtgtttctggttctgtgtgtgtgtgtgtgtgtttctgtgtgatgaTAAGGTGGTTTTAtatgtattgcatatgtatgtgtgtgtgtaaagatgttatttgtgctggtgtgtgtgcgggcgccTGTAtgagggcatgtgtgtgtgtgtggtcgtctgtgtgtgtgtatctgtatgtgtgcgtctgtatgtactgtatgtgtgtgtttgtgtgtgtgtgtgtgtgttcgtctgtatgagtctgtatgtgtttgtgtgtgtgtgtgtgtgtgtgtgtgtgtgtgtgtgtgtgtgtgtgtgtgcgcgtgtgtgtgtgtgtgtgtgtgtgtgtgtgtgtgtgtgtgtgtgtgtgtgtgtgtgtgtgtgtgtgtgtgtgtgtgtgtgtgtgtgtgtgtgtgtgtgtgtgtgtgtgtgtgtgtgtgtgtgtgtttagccgACACTAAAGAAAGCAGAAGAGGAACCTTAATCGCTTCATCTATGCTggtgaaaaataaatgtgtggtgtgtggtgatatgtatgtgtgtcacaatgcgtgtgtgtgtgtgacgatgcgtgtgtgtgtgtttatgcagctGTGTATTGGTATTGTCTCGCTCAACGTTTATTTATGACTCTCACCCTGACTCGCAGCCCAGAGAGGACGGACTCTGAGCCCCTCCGGCCTTCAGGGGACCAATCACACTTTCCATCTCCAGGTCTTCCTGCGTCACCGTGCAGAGGAGGGGGTTGTCACGGAGACAGGGCCTaatgaccgtgtgtgtgtgtgtgtgtctgtgtgtgcgtgtgtgtgtgcagatacTCGCCGCGCTGAGACATCTTCACTTTAAGAACATTGTTCACTGCGACCTCAAGCCCGAGAATGTGTTGCTGGCTTCCGCTGAACCATTTCCCCAGgtaacgcagacacacacacacacacacacacacacacacacacacgcacacacacgcacacacacacacacacgcacacacaccggcgTGGCACCCAGGAGCCTGCAGCCAACCATAGTGTTTCTGGGCGATGCTCTTGAAGTGCAATCACTTTAACAACTTTCATAGATTCACCGTGTTCAGTCCggcctcactcccccctcctccactggAAATTCAGTTATACCCAGCagactccccctcctccctccctctctctctctcctccctccctctctctctctcctctctctctctctctctctctctctctctctctctctctctctctctctctctctctctctctctctctctctctctctctctctctatctctccctccttcctcctccctccccccctccctccctccctccctttctgtccctccttcctcctccctccctccccctccctccctttctgtccctccccctccctccctccccctccctccctttctgtccctcctccttcctccctctttctttatatatttattcgcCACAtgttctcctcccccttcccccctcccccttattCTTAATCATCTTCTCGTCATCTTCACGCCCCCTTCAGGttcagcccccacccccccctataTTCTAGTGATTAGGTTGTAGCCAAACCAAAGGGACTAAGGCTAGGACATGTGGAGCTCTACTGTGGAGCTCTGATCTGGAGCTCTACTGTGGAGCTCTGATGTGGAGCTCTACTGTGGAGCTCTGATGTGGAGCTCTGCGGTGGAGCTCTGATGTGGAGCTCTGCGGTGGAGCTCTGATGTGGAGCTCTGCGGTGGAGCTCTGCGGTGGAGCTCTGATGTGGAGCTCTGCGGTGGAGCTCTGCGGTGGAGCTCTGATGTGGAGCTCTGCGGTGGAGCTCTGCGGTGGAGCTCTGATGTGGAGCTCTGCGGTGGAGCTCTGCGGTGGAGCTCTGCGGTGGAGCTCTGATGTGGAGCTCTGCGGTGGAGCTCTGCGGTGGAGCTCTGCGGTGGAGCTCTGATGTGGAGCTCTGCGGTGGAGCTCTGCGGTGGAGCTCTGATGTGGAGCTCTGCGGTGGAGCTCTGCGGTGGAGCTCTGATGTGGAGCTCTGCGGTGGAGCTCTGCGGTGGAGCTCTGATGTGGAGCTCTGATGTGGAGCTCTGATGTGGAGCTCTGCTGTGGAGCTCTACTGTGGAGCTCTGATGTGGAGCTCTGTGGTGGAGCTCTGCTGTGGAGCTCTACTGTGGAGCTCTACTGTGTCTCTACTCTCCGAGACGTTAACCTGAACTCCGTTCACAGGTGAAGCTCTGTGACTTTGGCTTCGCCCGCATCATCGGGGAGAAGTCGTTCAGGCGCTCGGTGGTGGGGACCCCCGCCTACCTGGCCCCGGAGGTGCTGCTGAACCAGGGCTACAACCGCTCGCTGGACATGTGGTCGGTGGGCGTCATCATGTACGTCAGCCTCAGCGGGACCTTCCCCTtcaacgaggacgaggacatcAACGACCAGATCCACAACGCCGCCTTCATGTACCCGCCCAACCCCTGGAAGACCATCTCCAGCGACGGTACGCAGCGGCCCCCCCCGCTACCCCTGAGCTCCCAGTGAGCCCCCCCAGTGAGCCCCCCCAGTGAGCCCTCCCAGTGAGCCCCCCCAGTGAGCCCCCCCAGTGAGCCCTCCCAGTGAGCCCTCCCAGTGAGCCCTCCCAGTGAGCCCCCCAGTGAGCCCTCCCAGTGAGCCCTCCCAGTGAGCCCTCCCAGTGAGCCCCCCAGTGAGCCCCCCCAGTGAGCCCCCCCAGTGAGCCCCCCAGTGAGCCCCCCCAGTGAGCCCCCCCAGTGAGCCCTCCCAGTGAGCCCTCCCAGTGAGCCCCCCAGTGAGCCCTCCCAGTGAGCCCTCCCAGTGAGCCCCCCAGTGAGCCCTCCCAGTGAGCCCTCCCAGTGAGCCCCCCAGTGAGCCCTCCCAGTGAGCCCTCCCAGTGAGCCCTCCCAGTGAGCCCCCCCAGTGAGCCCTCCCAGTGAGCCCCCCAGTGAGCCCCCCCAGTGAGCCCTCCCAGTGAGCCCTCCCAGTGAGCCCCCCAGTGAGCCCCCCCAGTGAGCCCCCCAGTGAGCCCCCCCAGTGAGCCCTCCCAGTGAGCCCCCCAGTGAGCCCTCCCAGTGAGCCCTCCCAGTGAGCCCTCCCAGAGAGCGGTCTCTGGGCAgtctctgctggtctctgggTGGTATCTGGGCGGTCTCTGGCGGTCTCTGGGCGGTCTCTGGGCGGTCTATGGGCGGTCTCTGGGTGGTCTCTGAGGGGGTTGTCTCTGGTGGTCTCTGGGCGGTCTCGGCTggtctctgctggtctctgggCGGTCTCTGGGCGGTCTCTGGGTGGTCTCTGAGGGGGTTGTCTCTGGTGGTCTCTGGGCggtctctgctggtctctgggCGGTCTCTGCTGCTCTCTGGGCGGTTTCTGGGCGGTCTCTGGGCGGCCCCAGTCTCTGGTGGTCTCTGGGCGGTCTCTGgtggtctctggtggtcccAGTCTCTTGTGGTCTCTGATGGTCTCTGGGTGGTCTCTGAtggtctctggtggtctctggtggtcccagtctctggtggtctctggtggtctctgggcggtctctggtggtcccagtctctggtggtctctgatggtctctgggtggtctctgatggtctctggtggtctctGGGCGGTCTCTGATGGTCTCTGGGCGGTCTCTGGGCGGTCCCAGTCTCTGGTGGTCTCTGGGCGGTCTCTGgtggtctctggtggtcccagtctctggtggtctctgatggtctctgggtggtctctggtggtctctggtggtctctggtggtctctgggcggtctctggtggtctctggtggtcccagtctctggtggtctctgatggtctctgggtggtctctgatggtctctggtggtctctGGGCGGTCTCTGATGGTCTATGGGCGGTCTCTGAGGGGGTTGTCTCTGATGGTCTCTGGGCGGTCTCTGGTGGTCCCAGTCTCTGGTGGTCTCTGATGGCCTCTGGGCGGTCTCTGgtggtctctggtggtcccAGTCTCTGGTGGTCTCTGATGGTCTCTGGGCGGTCTCTGATGGTCTCTGGTGGTCTGAGGGGGTTGTCTCTGATGGTCGCTGGGCGGTCTCTGGGCGTTACCCAGCTGGTGTTCTGCAGCCATGACGTGCTTCTAGAGTCATCACTGTTAGAAGAGACTTCCCATCAAAGATCCCATGTACTCCCCCTCAGGAAAGAAAATggatttaattaaataaaaatgaattaattCAATTACTCATTGACTCATAATGATGGATTAGGCATGCTTGCTCAGAAAGAGGGATTTATATAATGGATGATTAAACCAACATGCCTCTTCAACCAGACAGCAACActataatcattatttttttcttctcttacCATTCAATCCAATAGGACGTATCAATGCAGTATTATTGTACTGATCAACCCATTTGACCCTGCTGGTAGGGGCATGGTTCACATCTCAATGTCCCTCCCAGTGTGGTGGAAGCTATTTGAACTGTAACTTAAAACTAGCACAAGATAAATGTAGTCTCTGTAGTGAGGCCCCACAACACGCCCAGACTCCAGGGGCTGAGGCTGCACAGGGCCTTGAACAGGGGCCTTGAACAGGGGCCTTGAACAGGGACCTTGAACAGGGACCTTGAACAGGGGCCTTGAACAGGGGCCTTGAACAGGGACCTTGAACAGGGGCCTTGAACAGGGGCCTTGAACAGGGACCTTGAACAGGGACCTTGAACAGGGGCCTTGAACAGGGGCCTTGAACAGGGCTCACTGCAGGGGCCCCTGTTCAGGGCTCACTGCATGGGCCCCTGTTCAGGGCTCACTGCAGGGGCCCCTGTTCAGCGCTCACTGCAGGGGCCTCTGTTCAGCGCTCACTGCAGGGGCCCCTGTTCAGGGCTCACTGCAGGGGCCTCTGTTCAGCGCTCACTGCAGGGGCCTCTGTTCAGCGCTCACTGCAGGGGCCCCTGTTCAGGGCTCACTGCATGGGCCCCTGTTCAGCGCTCACTGCAGGGGCCCCTGTTCAGCGCTCACTGCAGGGGCCCCTGTTCAGGGCTCACTGCAGGGGCCCTTGTCCAGGGCTCACTGCAGGGGCCCCTGTTCAGGGCTCACTGCAGTGTCAGAGCAGGGAAAGGTCCTTGAGGGCCAGCTGCAGATAGAGGGGCGGTTGCCCAGTCACCCAGTCAGGATGTGGCTCGTGGTATTGCTCTGAGCGTCAGTTCCTCTCAGGGCTGAtaagaggtgagagagagagagagagagagagagagagagagagagagagagagagagagagagactccccAGGACagagcaggggaggggagggactgCCAGAGGGGCTCGGTTCAGCTCAGTGTGGCCCCCCCTTGATGGAGCGTTGTGGCTCATCAACACAGGGCTATGTTTAATGTCTCAGCCTGCCTCGTGGTGCTGTGACTGGCGGTGGGTGAGAGCGGCCCTGGGTGGTGCTGACCTGGGTGGTGCTGACCTGGGTGGTGCTGACGTGGtgaccctctctcctctctgcagcGATCGATCTGATCAACAACCTGCTGCAGGTGAAGATGAGGAAACGCTACAGCGTGGACAAGAGCCTGAGCCACTCCTAcctgcaggtaaacacacacgcccgcacgcacacgcacactaacaggGATACCACACTCAAATATCATCAGAAGGTCAACACTTCTCTAGAAGCTATCTGGCCCCTGAAGCCGGAGGCTGAATCCAACGTTGTATCGTGTGAGCTGAACATAAATTAAACGAAGTCTCAGCAGAGCCACAGAGCCAGCAGATTGAATCCTGTCCTGACTGATGCGTCGGCCCCGTCCCGGTCTGGGGACTAGAACATTAGTGGGGCTCTGTTCCGCTGAGCGGCAGTAAGCACACGCTCCCACGTGGGGCTCCTCAACACACCAGCTAGTGCCGGGGCTCCCGGGCCCTTCTGCCGGTCCCCTGAGTCAGGCGCCGTCCCCACTGACCTCCTCTCTCCGCCCAGGACTACCACACCTGGCTGGACCTGCGGGAGCTGGAGACCAAGCTGTGCGAGCGCTACATCACCCACGAGAGCGACGACACCCGCTGGCAGCTGTTCGCCCGCGGGAACACCCTGCCCTACCCCGCCCACCTGGTGGCCGCGGCCCCCGCCGGGATGGGCTCCGACGGCGAGGACGCAGAGGACGGCGACATGCAGGGTCTGACCGAGAGGGTCAGCATCCTCTGAGCGGGGGCACAGGTGCAGCTCCGGGGCGTCGAGACCCGGACCCGTTGGTGGAGCTCTGGCCGGAGgatggggtgatggggggggggggcagagagattAAAGGACAGGGGACAGACGGCCCTGAGGCCGAGCGTTCCCAGGCCCCGCCAGAGGGCCCCTCCCGCCTCGCTCCTCGTCTGCAACATGAACTCGCTGAACGCTGTCGTGGTTCCTCTGATCACGTACGCTCCGCTCTGAGCGGGCCGGACCGACTGGAGTGGTGACGtcaccccccggcccccagccccggcccccagccccggcccccagcccctGGCACCTAGCCCCTGGCCCCCAGCCCCGGCCCCTGGCCCCCAGCCCCGGCCCCTGGCCCCCAGCCCCTGGCACCTTGCCCCTGGCCCCCAgccccggcccccagccccgGCACCCAGCCCCGGCAcccagccccggccccggcccctggCACCCAGCCCCGGCCCCTGGCACCCAGCCCCGTCCCCGGCCCCTGGTCCCCAGCCCCCACTGGTCCTTTAGGGGTCGCCCCTGATCTGGGGCTCCTGAACCCAGGCAGGGCCGTTAGCCGTGATCTGAGTCTGGTCCACTTCCTCCAGGTCCCCCAGgtcctccaggtcctccaggTCTAAGTCCTCCAGGTCCTCCGGGTCTAAGTCCTCCGGGTCTAAGTCCTCCAGGTCTACGTTCTCCAGgtcctccaggtcctccaggTCTAGGTCCTGAGAGCTTTCTCCAGGAGGGACGGTCCACCTCCAGGGAGCGGAAGGAAGAGAGAATGAATCCCACATTTAAAAAACTGAAAATGACCACAAACTAAGTGTCATCATGAGTCTGGCTTAATGTTCTGTCTTcttaacgcccccccccccttggggaGCAGAATGTTGATGGTTATCAATCACTTCCTGTATTCCGGTAACCACCGAGGCGGCAGCAGATGcatctctgtgtctgtttctggaGTAAAGGCTTCGCGGTCGCCTCATACGTACACACGGGGTGAAGCCACACCGCGTGAGCGTGTCAGGTGACGCAAAGCCTCTGATGGGAGAGATGTGCAGATGTCTGTCTGCTCATGGCTAACGGTCATGGCGTCATGCTTTGTCAGCTGATCATATTTGACATagatgtaatattatatattacataGATCCTCCATCTCCCCATGAAGTCCTGGTTTATTGGATAGAGCAGATAGGCCCAGAGTGGCTGACCACTGTCTCCATGTCAGGCTGATAGTTTATTTTAAGTCTAGATGCTTCTACTCCTTACTTACCACAAGCAGGACCTGTTGTTGAACCCTATAGCCGTATCCATGTAGTGTCAAACGTGTGTAGAGAATGTATGAGATATATGTGGATCCTTCTAGCATTTGTAACTACAATACAGGCATTGAACCATATCACATCCTGACTGGGCTGTCTGATTCCTctcattatttattcatgcatTTACGTAAGTGACCCACaagttcctcctcttcttttgtCCCTCAAAGTCTCATGGACGGAATTCCCGAAAATCGGACAGAAGGCCTCGTTAGATTAGAAAGATTTGCGCGAAAAAACACAAAGCGATAAAAGCCGAAAATCGAAATAAAAGGATGTTTCTGTAATAACTAATAATGGGGGTCCCGGTGGGTCGCGTGGCTCCCGGTCGCTGGGGTGTTGAACTAGGGTCGGAGCTGAGGTCGGCCAGCAGTCGGACGACACGTAGCCgttgtaggagagagagagcacgtcCCTGGATCAATGGGTGTGCGAGTGAGAGGCTGTGCTAAGCCCTGGAGTGGACCTGATTTACATAGGAGGCCCGTAGCACCGCACGACACGAGTGGTCCTGGCGCGTCTGCAGGCAGAGATAGAGCACCGCTCTCTTCGTTGGCTGAGAGCCCTTTAGCCGGCTGAGAGGGgtcctctctgcccctctcctgcACATCCATCCCCGTCGGGGAACAATCCTCTCCGGTAAATTAtaccttctgtctctccctctctc
This genomic window contains:
- the prkd2 gene encoding serine/threonine-protein kinase D2; translated protein: MLFGLVRQGLKCDGCGLNYHKRCAFSIPNNCSGARKRRLSTTSLTSSQSLRLSASESLSSVATASTTSTASEEASLVRSHTQMPRTPSEARRFYTGRPVHLDKMLMSKVKVPHTFTVHSYTRPTVCQYCKRLLRGLFRQGLQCKDCKFNCHKRCAYKVPNDCLGETAGENRGNSDTLSPSVDAEVPMDYSSTYDSSDKLSMDDSDEVCSIPGSFSPESNPDGVSGDQSVYIPLMRVVQSVRQTTRRSSTSIKEGWMVHYSNKDTLRKRHFWRLDCKCIILFQNNTSNKYYKEIPLSEVLEVCPAGDFSLVPAGTPPHCFELITGTLRYYVGEDPNTRAPPPPGPAQGTPHAPPSPSNVAPNSGVGREVARAWEGVIRQALMPVIFQDAPPPKNTPHRQASVSISVSNSVIQENVDIGMVYQIFADEVLGSGQFGVVYGGKHRKTGRDVAVKVIDKLRFPTKQESQLRNEVAILQSLRHLGIVNLESMFETPEKVFVVMEKLHGDMLEMILSSEKGRLPERLTKFLITQILAALRHLHFKNIVHCDLKPENVLLASAEPFPQVKLCDFGFARIIGEKSFRRSVVGTPAYLAPEVLLNQGYNRSLDMWSVGVIMYVSLSGTFPFNEDEDINDQIHNAAFMYPPNPWKTISSDAIDLINNLLQVKMRKRYSVDKSLSHSYLQDYHTWLDLRELETKLCERYITHESDDTRWQLFARGNTLPYPAHLVAAAPAGMGSDGEDAEDGDMQGLTERVSIL